A section of the Paenibacillus odorifer genome encodes:
- the mazG gene encoding nucleoside triphosphate pyrophosphohydrolase: protein MSATLTVVGLGSGNPDRLTLGIIKKLKAASVVYVRTQEHPVMAALTELEIATQSFDGLYETLSSFPEVYTAITSKLIEEARSAADGTDIVYAVPGHPMVAESAVSQLRQRCPEEGIELQILGGESFLDEAFVRLGFDPIEGFQLLDASGIRSAQLQPELHTLIGQVYDSFTASETKLCLMELYPPEYEVVVGHALGVENEESIVTVPLYELDRLEGYGNLSLVYVPANRDEKLRSRTFARLHEIVDILRSPDGCPWDREQTHESLRKNLIEETYEVLETIDEDDPDHMKEELGDLLLQIMLHSQMEEELGTFNVFDVIEGLNDKLIFRHPHVFGDKNANDAEEALINWEGMKAEEKRRKGVKPEELSVLSGVPRDLPALMKAYKLQKKASKVGFDWDNATDCLAKVREEIEELQEAIDTDAAAEDQILELGDLLFAVTNVARFIGADPEEALTRTNRKFVRRFQYIEQSLRAKGVSVEDSSLEEMEELWQEAKTEERKV from the coding sequence ATGAGTGCAACATTAACAGTTGTTGGTCTCGGGTCAGGTAATCCCGATCGCCTGACACTAGGAATTATAAAAAAACTGAAGGCAGCATCCGTTGTCTACGTTCGTACCCAAGAGCATCCAGTCATGGCTGCTCTCACCGAGCTTGAAATCGCCACGCAATCCTTTGATGGACTGTATGAAACATTATCTTCGTTTCCTGAGGTCTATACGGCAATTACTTCAAAATTGATTGAAGAGGCTCGCTCTGCCGCAGACGGTACAGATATTGTCTATGCGGTTCCGGGGCATCCCATGGTTGCAGAGTCAGCTGTTTCACAGCTGCGTCAGCGTTGCCCGGAAGAAGGAATAGAACTGCAAATATTAGGCGGGGAGAGTTTTCTGGACGAGGCGTTTGTACGACTGGGATTTGACCCTATTGAAGGGTTCCAGTTATTAGATGCTTCAGGCATTCGCAGCGCTCAGCTTCAACCTGAATTGCATACTCTGATTGGCCAGGTTTATGACAGCTTTACAGCTTCGGAGACAAAGTTATGTCTGATGGAGCTGTATCCGCCGGAATATGAAGTGGTGGTGGGTCATGCCCTTGGCGTGGAGAACGAAGAAAGCATTGTGACTGTTCCTCTATACGAATTGGACCGGCTTGAGGGTTATGGCAATTTGTCTCTGGTCTATGTACCTGCGAATCGTGATGAGAAGCTAAGAAGTCGTACTTTCGCTCGCTTGCATGAGATTGTCGATATTTTGCGCAGTCCGGACGGTTGTCCGTGGGATCGGGAGCAGACTCATGAATCTTTACGTAAAAATCTAATCGAAGAAACCTATGAAGTGCTTGAGACGATTGATGAGGATGACCCAGACCATATGAAAGAGGAGCTGGGCGACCTTTTGCTGCAGATCATGCTGCACTCCCAAATGGAAGAGGAGCTAGGCACGTTTAACGTATTTGACGTCATAGAAGGACTGAATGATAAGCTTATCTTCCGCCATCCTCATGTATTTGGTGACAAGAATGCGAATGACGCTGAAGAAGCTCTGATCAATTGGGAGGGCATGAAGGCAGAGGAGAAGCGGCGGAAAGGCGTAAAGCCCGAGGAACTATCCGTACTCAGTGGAGTTCCGCGTGATTTGCCTGCTCTTATGAAGGCGTACAAGCTTCAGAAAAAAGCATCCAAGGTGGGCTTTGATTGGGACAACGCTACGGATTGCTTAGCTAAGGTTCGTGAAGAAATAGAAGAGCTGCAAGAAGCCATCGATACTGACGCAGCCGCGGAGGATCAAATCCTGGAGCTGGGCGATCTATTATTTGCTGTTACCAATGTTGCCCGATTTATTGGTGCAGATCCGGAAGAAGCTTTAACCCGGACCAACCGCAAATTTGTGCGTCGGTTTCAGTATATCGAGCAAAGTTTGCGAGCCAAGGGTGTGAGTGTAGAGGATAGCAGCTTGGAAGAGATGGAAGAGTTGTGGCAGGAGGCAAAGACTGAGGAACGAAAAGTATAG
- a CDS encoding putative polysaccharide biosynthesis protein translates to MKSNTQTSRLLQGAFILSAAAIISKLIGTLQKIPLQNLGGDAVFGIYNTVYPLYTMLLTVAMLGLPAAISKFVAEASAGRRDEEGRRILLLSALITGISGLIIGAITYAGAPIIAEWVGNSHVMPALRTSAWGLAVVPVMSAIRGYFQGLHNMVPTAVSQIVEQSVRVTVMIVLLLYLTSQGAGAESIAAGALLGSAGGGAAGLVIMLLYLRRHRRRVKQEAAAEVAAAVESQRVRALDAGHGLGSKQGFMGIKAGTLLAYGIPVMLGALAMPLIGLVDVFTVPRLLSSDGSEVAAMAQFGVYNRGLPLVQIITMIATSLSVVFIPALAEAKYKGDMKLIETRCSLSLRWFWLLGLAASAGLAVLAEPINMALYGDTAGSSTMTWLAFTAVGGTVSIISAALLQGLGYVRAPALHLLAAALLKAALNLLLVPQQGITGAAIAGVAAHSLAAALNVLLLYRQGHLRLRLADALARPALLTAGLALAAAAASWGTGAAATAAGIGGGRTASLAQSLLGVLAGCVVFAVGAVVLRLLSESELRQLPGIGPSLADKFKKLRLFP, encoded by the coding sequence ATGAAATCCAATACACAAACATCACGATTGCTGCAAGGCGCATTTATTCTTAGTGCCGCGGCCATTATCTCAAAGCTTATTGGCACACTCCAAAAAATTCCGCTGCAAAATCTAGGCGGAGATGCTGTATTTGGTATATACAACACAGTGTATCCCTTGTATACAATGCTGTTAACGGTAGCTATGCTAGGTCTGCCTGCGGCGATCTCCAAATTTGTCGCCGAAGCTTCGGCTGGGAGACGCGATGAAGAAGGCCGGCGGATTCTACTATTATCCGCGCTAATTACAGGCATCAGCGGCTTGATTATCGGCGCCATCACCTATGCAGGTGCACCCATCATTGCCGAATGGGTAGGTAACTCACATGTAATGCCTGCCTTGCGGACAAGCGCCTGGGGTTTGGCAGTTGTCCCTGTCATGTCGGCCATACGCGGGTATTTTCAGGGGCTGCATAATATGGTTCCTACTGCCGTGTCACAGATTGTAGAGCAGTCTGTACGGGTTACAGTGATGATTGTTCTTCTTTTATATCTCACTTCGCAGGGAGCAGGAGCTGAGAGCATCGCTGCTGGCGCGCTGCTTGGTTCTGCCGGAGGGGGAGCCGCAGGGCTTGTAATTATGCTGCTGTACTTGAGACGTCACCGCCGGAGGGTAAAACAGGAAGCTGCTGCTGAAGTAGCTGCTGCTGTCGAAAGTCAGCGTGTAAGAGCGCTGGATGCAGGACATGGACTAGGTTCCAAGCAAGGGTTCATGGGCATTAAAGCAGGTACACTGCTGGCTTATGGAATTCCCGTAATGCTAGGTGCACTGGCTATGCCTCTTATCGGTCTTGTAGATGTATTCACTGTGCCTCGACTGCTGTCGTCTGACGGAAGTGAAGTAGCTGCGATGGCCCAGTTTGGTGTGTACAATCGGGGTTTGCCACTTGTGCAGATTATAACGATGATTGCCACCTCACTGTCGGTTGTGTTCATTCCAGCTTTGGCAGAGGCGAAGTACAAGGGAGATATGAAGCTGATTGAGACCCGCTGCAGCTTGTCGCTGCGTTGGTTCTGGCTGTTAGGTCTAGCGGCCTCAGCGGGCCTTGCAGTGCTTGCTGAGCCGATTAATATGGCTCTTTACGGCGATACCGCTGGCAGCAGCACAATGACTTGGCTGGCTTTTACCGCTGTGGGCGGTACAGTCAGCATCATCTCTGCTGCGCTCCTGCAGGGCCTCGGCTACGTGCGCGCCCCAGCCCTGCACCTTTTGGCCGCCGCGCTGCTCAAGGCGGCCCTGAACCTGCTGCTGGTTCCGCAGCAGGGCATTACCGGCGCGGCCATCGCTGGCGTGGCCGCGCATTCGTTGGCAGCAGCGCTTAACGTGCTGCTGCTGTACCGCCAGGGCCATCTGCGGCTTCGCCTCGCAGATGCCCTGGCACGGCCCGCGCTGCTCACAGCGGGCCTGGCTCTTGCCGCCGCAGCTGCCAGCTGGGGCACTGGCGCCGCGGCTACGGCCGCTGGCATCGGCGGCGGACGCACCGCCAGCTTGGCGCAGAGCCTGCTCGGGGTACTCGCAGGCTGCGTTGTCTTTGCCGTAGGCGCGGTGGTGCTGCGGCTGCTCAGCGAAAGCGAGCTTCGCCAGCTTCCGGGCATCGGCCCGTCTCTGGCGGACAAGTTCAAAAAGCTGCGGTTATTTCCATAA
- a CDS encoding RNA-binding S4 domain-containing protein, giving the protein MRLDKFLKVSRLIKRRTVAKDVSEQGRVLINGRESKPSSAVKIGDEITVQFGQKLVTVKVEKLVETTRKDEAAGMYTLLREEPVAKSSGLDW; this is encoded by the coding sequence ATGCGTCTTGACAAATTCCTGAAAGTGTCCCGATTAATCAAGCGCCGGACAGTGGCCAAGGATGTGTCCGAACAAGGCCGGGTGCTGATTAACGGGCGGGAATCTAAACCAAGTAGCGCAGTTAAGATCGGTGACGAGATTACTGTGCAATTTGGACAAAAGCTTGTAACGGTCAAAGTCGAAAAGCTAGTCGAAACGACGCGCAAGGACGAAGCCGCTGGTATGTATACTCTACTTCGGGAAGAGCCTGTTGCCAAAAGCAGCGGATTGGACTGGTAG
- the yabP gene encoding sporulation protein YabP has product MIEPGKVNKQHDLHMRSRKQLELTGVQNVESFDSEEFLLRTELGHLTIRGNHLHIKNLSLENGLLSLEGNVHSLIYLDPGSQGKNKGLLGKLFK; this is encoded by the coding sequence ATGATCGAGCCAGGAAAGGTAAATAAACAGCATGATCTGCACATGCGCAGTCGTAAACAGCTAGAGTTGACGGGCGTGCAAAATGTGGAGAGCTTTGATAGCGAGGAATTTTTGCTTCGTACAGAACTCGGCCATCTCACCATTCGCGGGAATCATTTACATATCAAAAATTTAAGTCTGGAGAATGGACTGTTGTCCTTGGAGGGCAATGTACATTCCCTGATTTATCTAGATCCCGGATCGCAGGGCAAAAATAAAGGTCTACTCGGTAAGCTATTTAAATGA
- a CDS encoding HU family DNA-binding protein: protein MNKTDLVNNISEKNGLAKKDVEAVLNGFLGEITEALAKGDKVQLIGFGTFETRKRAGRTGRNPQTGTTIEIPESTVPAFKAGNKLKEAVN, encoded by the coding sequence ATGAACAAGACAGATTTGGTAAACAACATTTCCGAGAAAAACGGATTGGCAAAAAAAGATGTAGAAGCAGTATTGAACGGATTCTTGGGTGAGATCACAGAAGCTTTGGCAAAAGGCGATAAAGTCCAACTGATCGGTTTCGGTACATTCGAAACTCGCAAACGTGCAGGACGTACTGGTCGCAACCCGCAAACGGGCACAACGATTGAAATTCCAGAATCAACTGTACCGGCATTCAAAGCTGGTAACAAGCTTAAAGAAGCCGTTAACTAA